One region of Synechococcus elongatus PCC 11801 genomic DNA includes:
- the secG gene encoding preprotein translocase subunit SecG, with translation MLQNILQYVWMGSAAGLVVLVLLHSPKGDGLGGIGGQGQLFTSAKSAESTLNRVTWTLFTLFLSLTIVLSAGWLNRAAG, from the coding sequence ATGCTGCAAAATATCCTGCAATACGTCTGGATGGGCTCGGCGGCTGGCCTCGTAGTGCTGGTGCTGCTCCATAGCCCCAAGGGCGATGGCTTGGGCGGCATTGGTGGCCAAGGACAACTGTTTACCAGTGCCAAAAGCGCTGAGAGTACGCTCAATCGCGTGACTTGGACGCTGTTCACCCTCTTCCTGTCACTGACGATTGTGCTCAGTGCAGGCTGGCTCAATCGCGCCGCTGGCTAG
- a CDS encoding matrixin family metalloprotease, with translation MRRRRSQIWRLGWIASVLLAIAATILPLASHSAPPSNRCQIDRSRQLLSSSTEVPIAQQVHPLPASWADLPQTGNHYLEAIAPSRYGYLVWAVSPLCVYVEPASLGSTAEEQRQQQWQQAVNQALADWQPYFDLQLVSDPAKADISIWRRSPPLRRNAEGQLDRARTAETTLLFYREGDRALPRYRIDLGLTQGFAGLVSTARHELGHAFGLWGHSDQPEDVMYVAQSSRNIQLTERDLETLRRLYQQPTQLGWPLPRSENRRPE, from the coding sequence GTGCGTAGGCGGCGATCGCAGATTTGGCGACTCGGCTGGATTGCATCAGTGTTGCTGGCGATCGCTGCAACTATCCTGCCACTCGCGAGTCACTCGGCTCCGCCAAGCAATCGCTGTCAAATTGATCGCAGTCGACAACTCTTGTCGAGCAGTACGGAAGTACCGATCGCCCAGCAGGTGCACCCCCTACCTGCAAGCTGGGCTGATTTACCGCAGACTGGCAATCATTACCTAGAGGCGATCGCGCCGAGTCGCTACGGCTATTTAGTGTGGGCCGTGTCGCCACTCTGCGTCTATGTTGAACCCGCTAGTTTGGGCAGTACGGCTGAGGAACAACGGCAACAACAATGGCAGCAAGCAGTCAATCAAGCCTTGGCAGACTGGCAACCCTACTTTGACCTGCAACTGGTCAGCGATCCAGCCAAAGCTGATATCAGTATTTGGCGACGGAGCCCACCTCTACGCCGGAATGCAGAAGGGCAACTCGATCGCGCCCGCACAGCAGAAACGACGCTGCTGTTCTATCGCGAAGGCGATCGTGCCTTGCCGCGCTACCGAATTGACCTTGGCCTCACACAGGGCTTTGCAGGACTCGTTTCCACCGCTCGCCACGAATTGGGCCATGCTTTTGGCCTCTGGGGGCACAGTGATCAGCCTGAAGATGTAATGTATGTGGCTCAATCGAGCCGCAATATCCAGCTGACAGAGCGTGATCTAGAAACGCTGCGGCGCCTCTACCAACAACCGACCCAGTTGGGCTGGCCGCTGCCGCGATCGGAGAATCGGCGGCCAGAGTAA